From Alphaproteobacteria bacterium, a single genomic window includes:
- the dsbD gene encoding protein-disulfide reductase DsbD yields MRNACLRILFGFLLFTSVAASAQAQSPPGADKVFQLNVAHGAHGALILNWAIAPGNYLYRDKIKVTSQQGAPVEVSTPAGAMKDDPSFGETEIYHRQVQATVSAESLAGRSEVVVSFQGCAEQGICYPPVTKTIDLKTLSVAEPAGRTAPAAQSSSNWISDPALGRPSESRGEGIGTQPDKPDLSGSFTSMLAAFVGFGLLLAFTPCVFPMIPILSGMLAQSGEKLTAQRGFVLSGAYVVAMALAYASLGVVVAWSGQNLQAALQTPLALGLMSAIFVALALSMFGLYDLQLPQAWQSRIVGAGSRRAGSLGGAAMMGFGSALIVGPCVTPPLAAALVYVAQTGNAWRGASALFALGIGMGLPLLAFGTFGASILPRSGPWLAQVKHVFGFVFLGVAIWVISRVIPTWMGLVLWGVGLAGAGVYLAVPQLRARSRGQAWRRWPVVTGITSLGFGALLMISAVAGSFGLLGQLAGITAFAPFTAAHAAKFETVTTSQALDEAIARARQDSKPVVLDFSADWCIECKVMDRTVFSDAAVLTRLRDFTLIRADATNYNENTRSLMKRFGVVGPPTIIFLNARDSREISAARIVGPVDSDTFLKRLNQLQPS; encoded by the coding sequence ATGCGAAACGCCTGTCTACGGATACTCTTCGGCTTTCTTCTGTTCACCTCCGTGGCTGCATCCGCGCAAGCACAGAGCCCGCCGGGGGCTGACAAGGTTTTTCAACTAAACGTCGCGCACGGCGCGCACGGTGCTTTGATCCTGAACTGGGCGATAGCGCCAGGCAATTACCTCTATCGCGACAAGATCAAGGTCACGAGCCAGCAAGGTGCCCCGGTCGAAGTAAGTACACCTGCCGGAGCCATGAAAGACGACCCGTCATTCGGAGAGACGGAAATCTATCACCGGCAGGTGCAGGCCACAGTGTCTGCGGAATCGCTGGCCGGCCGGAGCGAGGTCGTGGTGTCCTTTCAGGGGTGTGCCGAGCAGGGGATTTGCTATCCGCCGGTGACCAAAACGATCGATTTGAAAACGCTGTCGGTTGCCGAGCCGGCTGGTCGGACCGCGCCAGCGGCACAGTCGAGCAGCAACTGGATTTCCGATCCGGCCTTGGGACGGCCGAGCGAATCGCGTGGCGAAGGAATAGGGACACAGCCGGACAAGCCCGATCTTAGCGGAAGTTTTACTTCAATGCTTGCCGCCTTTGTCGGGTTTGGCTTGCTGTTGGCCTTCACGCCTTGCGTATTTCCGATGATACCGATCCTGTCCGGGATGCTGGCGCAGTCGGGCGAGAAGCTGACGGCCCAACGCGGCTTTGTGCTGTCAGGCGCCTACGTCGTAGCGATGGCGCTTGCTTATGCATCTCTGGGAGTGGTCGTCGCCTGGTCCGGACAGAACCTGCAGGCTGCGCTACAGACGCCGCTCGCGCTCGGCCTGATGAGCGCAATTTTCGTGGCGCTCGCGCTCTCCATGTTCGGTCTCTACGACCTGCAACTTCCGCAAGCGTGGCAGAGCCGTATCGTCGGCGCCGGTAGCCGCCGTGCCGGATCGCTTGGCGGGGCCGCGATGATGGGATTCGGCTCCGCATTGATCGTAGGCCCTTGCGTGACGCCGCCACTGGCGGCGGCGCTGGTCTATGTTGCTCAGACCGGAAACGCCTGGCGTGGCGCGTCGGCGCTGTTCGCATTAGGCATCGGGATGGGTTTGCCGTTGCTGGCGTTTGGCACGTTCGGCGCGAGTATCCTGCCCCGGTCCGGTCCGTGGCTGGCACAGGTGAAGCACGTATTCGGCTTCGTTTTTCTCGGAGTTGCGATCTGGGTGATATCGCGCGTTATTCCGACCTGGATGGGTTTGGTTTTGTGGGGCGTGGGCCTCGCTGGTGCCGGCGTCTATCTGGCGGTGCCGCAGCTTCGCGCGCGAAGCCGGGGGCAAGCATGGCGCAGGTGGCCTGTCGTGACAGGGATAACATCGCTGGGTTTCGGGGCGCTTCTGATGATTTCCGCCGTCGCTGGTTCGTTCGGCTTGCTGGGACAACTCGCTGGAATTACCGCATTCGCGCCTTTCACCGCTGCTCATGCGGCCAAATTCGAAACCGTCACCACATCGCAGGCGCTCGATGAGGCGATTGCAAGAGCACGCCAGGACAGCAAGCCCGTGGTGCTCGATTTCTCGGCCGATTGGTGCATCGAATGCAAGGTCATGGATCGCACCGTCTTTTCAGACGCGGCAGTTTTAACTCGTTTGCGCGATTTCACGCTGATCCGTGCGGACGCCACCAACTACAACGAAAACACCCGGTCATTGATGAAGAGATTCGGCGTTGTCGGACCCCCAACAATTATTTTTCTGAACGCGCGAGACAGCAGGGAAATATCCGCTGCAAGAATCGTCGGACCCGTCGATTCAGACACGTTCCTGAAGCGGCTCAATCAGCTTCAACCATCCTGA
- a CDS encoding DsbA family protein, which yields MLVARLNNFAIRSILSLALLTPMAVSNAFAQDPDTSAEAILNDPATPVAGNPKGDLTVVTFFDYNCPFCKKAEPALEKVVKEDGHIRLVYKDWPILTKASVYGAQLALAAKYQGKYDAVHAALMSISGTKNPEDQMLAAIRKSGVDMDKLDADLKAHGDEITALLRRNLAQADSLGLQGTPAYLIGHYKVTSALTYDGFKRAVADARSQAMK from the coding sequence ATGCTCGTCGCACGTCTAAACAATTTTGCTATTCGCTCGATCCTGTCGTTGGCGCTGCTGACGCCGATGGCCGTTTCCAATGCGTTCGCGCAGGATCCCGATACGTCTGCGGAGGCGATCCTAAATGATCCGGCGACGCCCGTTGCGGGAAATCCGAAAGGCGATCTGACGGTCGTGACATTCTTCGATTACAATTGCCCCTTCTGCAAGAAGGCAGAGCCAGCCCTTGAGAAGGTTGTAAAAGAGGATGGTCATATTCGCCTTGTCTACAAAGACTGGCCAATCCTCACCAAAGCGTCCGTCTACGGCGCGCAGTTGGCGCTGGCCGCAAAGTATCAAGGCAAATACGATGCGGTTCATGCCGCGCTGATGTCGATTTCCGGCACCAAGAATCCTGAAGACCAGATGCTCGCGGCGATTCGCAAATCGGGTGTCGACATGGACAAGCTCGACGCGGATCTCAAGGCTCACGGTGACGAGATCACGGCCTTGCTCCGGCGCAACCTTGCCCAGGCCGACTCACTGGGATTGCAGGGAACGCCGGCTTATCTCATCGGTCATTACAAAGTGACGTCAGCTCTGACCTATGACGGTTTCAAGCGTGCGGTTGCCGACGCGCGTAGCCAGGCAATGAAATAA
- a CDS encoding L,D-transpeptidase, which produces MAILAGCTTTSSTPAPVAFSTQANPMAARAYAAPTNEPYKVDAVDVADIDPKYLRQVVDFPTREPVGTIVVDPHERFVYLVQEHGKALRYGVGVGKAGLEFTGTATVEYKKKWPHWTPTSDMIKREPARYKPWQKGMDGGARNPLGARALYLFKNGKDTLFRIHGTTEPSSIGKAVSSGCIRMVNQDIIDLYSRVPDGSKVVVR; this is translated from the coding sequence ATGGCGATTTTGGCTGGATGTACCACAACGTCGTCCACGCCGGCTCCCGTTGCATTCTCAACTCAGGCGAATCCGATGGCTGCCCGGGCTTACGCCGCGCCGACCAACGAGCCATATAAGGTCGATGCCGTCGATGTCGCTGACATCGACCCCAAATATCTTCGGCAGGTGGTCGATTTTCCGACCCGCGAGCCGGTCGGAACGATCGTCGTCGATCCGCATGAGCGTTTCGTTTACCTGGTGCAAGAACATGGGAAAGCGTTGCGCTACGGTGTCGGCGTCGGGAAAGCGGGTCTGGAATTCACCGGGACCGCGACGGTCGAATACAAAAAGAAATGGCCGCACTGGACACCGACCAGCGACATGATCAAACGCGAACCCGCCCGCTACAAACCCTGGCAAAAGGGCATGGATGGGGGTGCCCGAAATCCATTAGGCGCGCGTGCCTTGTATCTTTTCAAGAATGGCAAGGACACGTTGTTTCGTATTCACGGCACGACCGAGCCGTCGAGCATCGGCAAAGCCGTCTCGTCGGGCTGCATTCGAATGGTCAACCAGGACATCATAGACCTTTATAGCCGCGTGCCTGATGGTTCGAAGGTCGTGGTTCGGTGA
- a CDS encoding cytochrome b/b6 domain-containing protein, translating to MPLGSEGSHWLLYALVFITTLTGWFFASFRGWHISFLFAVPLPMLTNSDATVGRVIGGWHQIAEWGLLITIVIHVAAVLIHLFLIRDRVMQRMLPLARTFRS from the coding sequence GTGCCCCTTGGCTCGGAAGGTTCGCATTGGCTGCTCTATGCGCTGGTTTTTATCACCACATTGACGGGTTGGTTCTTCGCATCGTTTCGTGGTTGGCACATTTCGTTTTTATTTGCGGTGCCGCTACCGATGCTGACCAATTCCGACGCTACGGTTGGTCGTGTGATCGGCGGTTGGCATCAAATCGCGGAATGGGGCTTGCTCATCACTATCGTAATTCACGTCGCGGCGGTATTGATACATCTGTTTCTGATTAGAGACCGGGTCATGCAACGGATGCTTCCTCTCGCCCGGACCTTTCGATCTTGA
- a CDS encoding metal-sensitive transcriptional regulator, whose product MCKDIKTSCQKRLSPIEGRVRGLSKMVDEERYCIDIVTQISAVRAALRRVEEEVKDHVSHRVEHATASGDKANQR is encoded by the coding sequence ATGTGCAAAGACATCAAGACGTCCTGTCAAAAACGCCTGAGCCCAATCGAGGGACGAGTGCGAGGCTTGTCCAAGATGGTCGACGAGGAACGGTACTGCATCGACATCGTGACGCAGATATCCGCCGTCCGGGCCGCACTGCGGCGCGTCGAGGAGGAGGTCAAGGATCACGTCTCGCACCGCGTCGAACATGCGACCGCGAGTGGCGACAAGGCGAATCAGCGCTAG
- a CDS encoding TolC family protein, which translates to MTNIDYVGHRRSLPVARRHRAILAVSISLLLSGCATFSPDGGMTAVADIASNTIKKDVIAIRSVDDAQRADDSVKRLLHRTLNVETAVQIALLNNRGLQAAYNELALAEADLVQESLPPNPTFSISRIAGGGTVEIERQVVGDILALATLPFRSEIARQRFRQAQLRAALETLRLASDVRRFYYRAVAANELVGLLTDAKSTAESTAKLASKLGETGSLNKLDQAREQVFYAETTADLASTRQEATSSRERLARLLGLWDGGLAFRLPKALPVPPRRPSALPLIEVDAVTHRIDLQIARIELVALAKALNLTEASRFVTLLDVAGIAKTTRDPDGSRFRERGFDIQFQIPIFDGGEVRVRQASETYNQAFNRLTEKAVNVRSEARDAYRVYRSTYEIAGQYQREVLPLRKIITEEMQLRFSSMQVDVFALLTEARQRIASLRAGIQAKRDFWLAQSDLQTAINGGGSGDTQKESRPTTTAQAGGGGGH; encoded by the coding sequence ATGACAAACATCGACTACGTCGGGCATCGCCGTTCGCTCCCAGTCGCTCGCAGACATCGTGCAATATTGGCAGTCTCGATCTCGCTTTTGCTTTCCGGCTGCGCCACGTTTTCGCCTGATGGCGGCATGACGGCCGTGGCCGACATCGCCAGCAACACGATCAAGAAGGACGTGATCGCGATCCGCTCGGTGGACGACGCGCAACGGGCGGACGACAGCGTCAAGCGCCTGCTGCACCGGACGCTCAACGTCGAAACCGCGGTTCAGATCGCGCTGCTCAACAATCGTGGGCTGCAGGCGGCCTACAACGAATTGGCGCTGGCGGAAGCAGACCTTGTTCAGGAGAGTCTGCCGCCGAACCCGACCTTCTCGATCTCGCGGATCGCGGGCGGCGGCACGGTCGAGATTGAGCGTCAAGTCGTCGGCGACATTCTCGCGCTGGCAACGCTGCCGTTCCGCTCGGAGATCGCAAGACAACGGTTCCGGCAGGCGCAACTACGGGCCGCACTGGAGACGCTGCGGCTCGCGTCCGATGTTCGGCGATTCTATTACCGTGCGGTTGCCGCCAATGAATTGGTCGGTTTGTTGACCGACGCGAAATCGACGGCGGAGTCCACCGCCAAGCTGGCTTCGAAGCTTGGCGAAACCGGTTCGCTCAACAAACTCGATCAAGCCCGCGAGCAGGTGTTCTACGCAGAGACGACCGCGGATCTCGCTTCCACGCGTCAGGAGGCGACCAGCTCGCGCGAGCGGCTCGCCCGACTCCTGGGCCTTTGGGACGGAGGCCTTGCCTTCCGGCTTCCGAAGGCACTCCCGGTGCCGCCGCGCCGCCCATCTGCGCTGCCTCTGATCGAGGTCGATGCAGTGACGCATCGGATCGACCTGCAGATTGCCCGGATCGAACTCGTTGCGCTCGCGAAGGCGCTCAATCTGACGGAAGCCAGCCGTTTCGTCACACTGCTCGATGTTGCGGGAATTGCGAAGACCACCAGGGATCCCGATGGCTCCCGGTTTCGCGAGCGCGGCTTCGATATCCAATTCCAGATTCCGATCTTCGATGGCGGTGAGGTCCGGGTCCGGCAGGCCAGCGAGACCTACAACCAGGCCTTTAATCGGCTGACGGAGAAGGCCGTCAACGTGCGTTCGGAGGCAAGGGATGCCTACCGCGTCTACCGCTCGACCTACGAGATCGCCGGACAGTACCAGCGCGAGGTTCTGCCACTCCGAAAAATTATCACCGAGGAGATGCAACTACGGTTCAGCAGCATGCAGGTCGACGTCTTCGCCCTGTTGACCGAGGCACGGCAACGCATCGCCTCGCTGCGCGCCGGAATCCAAGCCAAACGCGACTTTTGGTTGGCGCAATCCGACCTGCAGACCGCCATCAACGGTGGCGGCTCTGGAGACACTCAGAAGGAATCCCGCCCCACGACCACCGCCCAAGCGGGCGGTGGCGGCGGCCATTGA
- a CDS encoding copper oxidase, with translation MLSRRGFLGTAALMSASAVSGRVQAANIPEAPIMDKVTMQPPLHPTSGPDYRPVVTLNGWSLPWRMNGDWKEYHLVAEPVVREFADGMKAYLWGYNGQAPGPTIEAVEGDKVRIFVTNKLPEHTTVHWHGMIVPNGMDGVGGLNQPHIKTGKTFVYEFEMKNSGTFMYHPHSDEMVQMAMGMMGMVIVHPRDPAFRPVDRDFVFIMSTYDIDPGTYLPKVNEMTNFNMWTWNSRVFPGIDPLPVRLGDKVRVRIGNLTMTNHPIHLHGHHFAVSCTDGGWVPESAQWPETTTDVPVGAVRAFDVVADNPGDWAFHCHKSHHTMNAMGHDMRNMIGVSKKDLAKAVGKLAPDAMVMGSTGMAMGEMEMPAPDNTLPMMTGSGQFGPIEMGGMFTVMKIREGMARDDYSDPGPYKNPQGTVAYEVDAPSAEPARQDGGKDKGGATEMKSMKGMKGMKMKGM, from the coding sequence ATGCTATCGCGAAGAGGATTTCTCGGTACCGCAGCGCTGATGAGCGCCAGCGCCGTGAGCGGTCGTGTCCAGGCGGCCAACATTCCGGAAGCGCCGATCATGGACAAGGTGACGATGCAGCCGCCGCTGCATCCGACCAGCGGTCCGGATTATCGACCGGTCGTGACGCTGAACGGCTGGTCGCTGCCCTGGCGGATGAACGGCGACTGGAAGGAATACCATCTCGTCGCGGAGCCCGTGGTGCGGGAGTTCGCCGACGGCATGAAGGCATATCTGTGGGGTTACAACGGCCAGGCGCCGGGCCCGACGATCGAGGCCGTCGAAGGCGACAAGGTCCGCATCTTCGTCACCAACAAGCTGCCCGAGCATACGACTGTGCACTGGCACGGCATGATCGTGCCGAACGGCATGGACGGCGTCGGCGGTCTCAATCAGCCGCATATCAAGACCGGCAAGACCTTCGTCTACGAGTTCGAGATGAAGAACAGCGGCACGTTCATGTATCACCCGCACTCCGACGAGATGGTGCAGATGGCGATGGGCATGATGGGCATGGTCATCGTGCACCCGCGCGACCCGGCGTTCCGTCCTGTGGATCGCGACTTCGTCTTCATCATGAGCACCTACGACATCGATCCCGGCACCTATCTGCCGAAGGTCAACGAGATGACCAACTTCAACATGTGGACCTGGAACAGCCGGGTGTTTCCGGGGATCGATCCGTTGCCGGTCCGTCTTGGCGACAAGGTTCGTGTCCGCATCGGCAATCTCACTATGACCAACCATCCCATCCATCTGCACGGCCACCACTTTGCCGTCAGCTGCACCGACGGCGGCTGGGTTCCTGAAAGCGCGCAATGGCCGGAGACGACGACCGACGTACCTGTCGGCGCGGTTCGTGCGTTCGACGTCGTCGCCGACAATCCCGGCGACTGGGCGTTTCACTGCCACAAGTCGCATCACACCATGAACGCCATGGGACACGATATGCGCAACATGATTGGCGTCTCGAAGAAGGATTTGGCCAAAGCGGTCGGCAAGCTCGCACCTGACGCCATGGTGATGGGTTCGACGGGCATGGCGATGGGCGAGATGGAAATGCCCGCGCCGGACAACACGCTGCCGATGATGACGGGCTCCGGACAATTCGGGCCGATCGAGATGGGTGGCATGTTCACGGTGATGAAGATCCGCGAAGGCATGGCGCGCGACGATTACAGCGACCCCGGTCCCTACAAAAATCCGCAGGGCACCGTCGCCTATGAGGTCGATGCTCCATCTGCGGAGCCTGCCCGGCAGGACGGCGGCAAAGACAAGGGCGGGGCGACGGAGATGAAAAGCATGAAGGGAATGAAAGGCATGAAGATGAAGGGGATGTGA
- a CDS encoding cupredoxin family protein, protein MKELHRTGIALFATLLLAAPAWAGAGPAGHQDDTFSAGEPGEASKPARIVQVTMGEADGKMTFTPNKIEVKKGEQIKFMLRNNGELDHEFILATTAENLKHAESMKKNPDMEHDDPNGKRLAPKKTGEIVWRFTKAGEFEYSCLIPGHREAGMIGTVVVK, encoded by the coding sequence ATGAAAGAACTGCATCGAACTGGCATCGCATTATTTGCAACGCTGCTCTTGGCGGCGCCGGCATGGGCCGGGGCAGGGCCTGCCGGACATCAGGACGACACGTTTTCGGCTGGTGAGCCGGGCGAAGCGAGCAAACCAGCACGGATCGTTCAAGTGACGATGGGCGAAGCCGACGGCAAGATGACGTTCACGCCGAACAAGATCGAGGTCAAAAAAGGCGAGCAGATCAAGTTCATGCTGCGCAACAACGGCGAACTCGACCACGAATTCATTCTCGCGACCACTGCCGAAAATCTCAAGCATGCCGAGTCGATGAAGAAGAATCCCGACATGGAACACGATGATCCGAACGGCAAGCGCCTCGCGCCGAAGAAGACGGGCGAAATCGTCTGGAGATTCACCAAAGCAGGAGAATTCGAATATTCATGCCTGATCCCGGGACATCGGGAAGCGGGGATGATCGGCACGGTCGTCGTCAAGTGA
- a CDS encoding GNAT family N-acetyltransferase: MMFAAQGETLDECQIDCVPDDGWHAAMGAFADVHYEQTAIYGSGQRGERSSHILLRRESTPVAGARIGLYLVPYLGRGMALVRFAPFWRPFDVAPDPGRYRTVVGALVDEYCRRRKLYLVLRPRPHPDFYPIEAQILTEMGLTDSKSSMLDRYFVDASLDEAEQQKSLDQRWRYNLRKGLAHGLDVRIGDAPADIKTFQDVYAEMVRRKNLNYPGVDLPASIPDLMRLPERMKMRIALAYHGGKPIGGIAFSVVGDLAYYVFGATSDEATTLNAGYVLQWHVMRWLRENTKVRWYELGGPGDPGIRQFKKGLAGKRGVLLAVREFHYCPDVTARVVVGGLFALRDARNRIQRWQRERRPSEGRRSN; encoded by the coding sequence ATGATGTTTGCCGCGCAAGGAGAAACCTTGGACGAATGCCAAATCGACTGCGTGCCGGACGACGGTTGGCACGCAGCGATGGGTGCGTTTGCCGACGTCCACTACGAACAGACGGCAATCTACGGCTCCGGACAACGGGGCGAACGATCGAGCCATATTCTGCTGCGACGCGAGAGCACTCCCGTCGCAGGTGCCCGGATCGGATTGTATCTCGTGCCTTATCTCGGCCGCGGCATGGCGCTCGTGCGCTTCGCGCCTTTCTGGCGCCCCTTTGACGTTGCTCCCGACCCGGGGCGCTACCGGACGGTGGTGGGAGCGTTGGTGGACGAATATTGTCGGCGGCGAAAGCTTTACCTCGTCCTCCGTCCGCGTCCCCATCCGGACTTCTATCCGATCGAAGCGCAAATTCTGACCGAAATGGGTCTTACGGACTCCAAGTCATCGATGCTTGACCGCTATTTCGTCGATGCGTCGCTCGACGAGGCGGAGCAGCAGAAAAGCCTGGATCAGCGATGGCGCTACAATCTCCGCAAGGGTCTTGCGCACGGCCTTGACGTTCGTATCGGTGACGCTCCGGCCGACATCAAGACCTTCCAGGACGTCTATGCCGAGATGGTTCGGCGCAAGAACCTGAACTATCCGGGCGTCGATCTGCCCGCATCCATTCCGGACCTGATGCGGCTTCCGGAGCGAATGAAGATGCGCATTGCCTTGGCGTATCACGGCGGAAAGCCGATCGGCGGCATCGCATTCAGCGTCGTGGGCGATCTCGCCTATTACGTCTTCGGTGCGACGAGCGACGAGGCGACCACACTGAACGCCGGCTACGTCCTGCAATGGCACGTCATGCGCTGGCTGCGGGAGAACACGAAGGTGCGCTGGTACGAACTCGGCGGGCCCGGCGATCCGGGAATCCGGCAATTCAAAAAGGGACTCGCGGGCAAACGTGGCGTTCTGCTTGCCGTCCGGGAATTTCACTACTGCCCCGACGTGACCGCGCGCGTGGTCGTGGGAGGACTGTTCGCCCTCCGTGACGCGCGCAACAGGATCCAGCGCTGGCAGCGTGAAAGAAGGCCTTCCGAGGGAAGGCGAAGTAACTGA
- a CDS encoding copper-binding protein, which produces MKKRNFIAGILAISFALSSAAVMAQADMAKGEVKKIDESAGKITLKHGPIKNLDMDEDGMTMVFRVQDPAMLKQVKVGDKVQFQAERATAGITVTKIEKQK; this is translated from the coding sequence ATGAAAAAACGCAACTTCATAGCGGGAATTCTCGCGATCTCTTTCGCTTTGTCGTCTGCCGCTGTAATGGCGCAGGCCGACATGGCCAAGGGCGAAGTCAAGAAGATCGACGAGTCCGCTGGCAAGATCACCTTGAAGCACGGGCCGATCAAGAACCTCGACATGGACGAAGACGGCATGACGATGGTGTTCCGCGTTCAGGATCCGGCGATGCTCAAACAGGTCAAGGTCGGCGACAAGGTGCAATTCCAGGCCGAACGGGCAACGGCTGGCATCACCGTCACCAAGATCGAGAAGCAGAAATAG
- a CDS encoding FkbM family methyltransferase, with protein MEGSLRRNNGANAEFFYDRQSGNLSGASLVDQMAVYALQIGSVVTRPFGHRGYGWGCDVVSCAVAQRDIVVGLNADARFAIPFCDRYWSRILNGRYDYEEEIEAFLKSVADIRYSFVDCGANFGYWSVLASSEPFGRQTVLAIEASPDNAARLTLNAGLNGNRYRCVNAAIGGSTGGFVRVAGRRHEAFSTYAVADDDHGAVRRVSLDGLLGSVLDAQAPTVIKLDVEGVEIEAIEGAKNLLSGDSLLICEDHGSDRAHGVSYHLMNEAALRLYIFDPADCRFVRVEGPAVLDRVKRYRWVGYNVFATRSPVWEDRLQSAQWIRR; from the coding sequence ATGGAGGGATCGTTGCGTCGTAACAATGGGGCCAATGCAGAGTTTTTCTACGACCGCCAGAGCGGCAACCTAAGTGGGGCAAGCCTGGTCGACCAAATGGCGGTCTACGCACTGCAGATCGGCTCCGTTGTTACGCGGCCCTTCGGTCACCGCGGTTACGGATGGGGGTGCGACGTGGTTTCCTGCGCCGTCGCGCAACGCGACATCGTCGTTGGATTGAATGCAGATGCAAGATTTGCGATTCCGTTTTGTGATCGATACTGGAGCCGAATCCTCAACGGTCGATACGACTACGAAGAAGAGATCGAGGCGTTTCTGAAGAGCGTCGCCGACATCAGGTACAGCTTCGTCGATTGCGGGGCCAATTTCGGCTATTGGTCGGTTCTCGCATCGAGCGAACCGTTCGGCCGCCAGACCGTCCTGGCGATCGAAGCCTCACCCGATAACGCCGCGCGGCTCACATTGAACGCCGGATTGAATGGTAACCGGTATCGCTGCGTGAACGCGGCCATCGGCGGCAGCACAGGCGGATTCGTGCGTGTCGCGGGACGACGACATGAGGCATTTTCGACTTATGCGGTTGCGGATGACGATCACGGAGCGGTGAGACGAGTCTCGCTCGACGGCCTACTTGGCAGCGTCCTCGATGCACAGGCGCCGACGGTCATCAAGCTGGATGTCGAAGGGGTTGAGATCGAAGCAATCGAAGGCGCAAAGAACTTGTTGTCCGGAGATTCGCTTTTGATCTGCGAGGATCACGGCTCGGATCGGGCGCACGGTGTTTCGTATCATTTGATGAATGAGGCCGCGTTGAGGCTCTACATATTCGACCCCGCCGATTGTCGTTTCGTTCGCGTCGAAGGTCCGGCGGTGCTGGATCGCGTGAAGCGATATCGTTGGGTCGGCTACAACGTATTCGCCACGCGAAGCCCGGTTTGGGAAGACCGATTGCAGTCTGCGCAATGGATTCGCCGATGA
- a CDS encoding OpgC domain-containing protein translates to MGRDLRLDLFRGLANWAIFLDHIPNNTVAWVTTRNYGFSDAADVFVFISGYTAAFIYARRMAAQGYLAGTALLIRRVWQLYVAHVLLFVFYAAAIGYVAQDYGHSHLLDEFNVAGLIERPVATLTHGLLLQFKPLNLDVLPLYIVLMAGFAPLLMLMMRTPNTALAAAIAVYLLARHFGWNFPAYPAGGWYFNPFTWQLLFTMGAWAALGGAARAQALARTRTVLIASVAFVVFAFVVTVGARLGLSTSLSPVFDVLSEKTNLAPYRILHFLALAVIVVRVVPRDWNGLRSRLARPIIVCGQRSLEVFCIGIFLSFVGHFILEMYSDRLLTQIGVSVGGLLLMTAVAFYRTWSRTLDARAPKAPVTRAAID, encoded by the coding sequence TTGGGGCGCGACTTGCGGCTGGATCTGTTCCGCGGACTGGCGAACTGGGCGATCTTCCTTGACCACATTCCGAACAATACGGTGGCATGGGTGACCACGCGAAACTACGGCTTCAGCGATGCCGCGGACGTTTTCGTGTTCATTTCCGGTTACACCGCAGCGTTCATCTACGCACGCAGGATGGCCGCGCAGGGATATCTCGCGGGGACGGCCTTGCTGATCCGCCGGGTGTGGCAGCTGTATGTGGCGCATGTCCTATTGTTCGTGTTCTACGCCGCGGCCATCGGGTACGTGGCGCAGGACTACGGACATTCCCACTTGCTGGATGAGTTCAACGTGGCCGGGCTTATAGAGCGGCCGGTGGCGACGCTCACACACGGCCTCCTTCTCCAGTTCAAGCCGCTTAATCTGGACGTCCTGCCTTTATATATCGTGTTGATGGCGGGCTTTGCCCCGTTGCTGATGCTGATGATGCGGACTCCGAATACGGCGCTGGCTGCCGCAATCGCGGTCTATTTGCTGGCCCGCCATTTCGGTTGGAATTTTCCTGCCTATCCCGCGGGCGGCTGGTACTTCAATCCATTCACATGGCAGCTTCTGTTCACGATGGGAGCATGGGCGGCGTTGGGCGGCGCCGCCCGGGCGCAAGCGTTGGCTCGGACCCGAACAGTCCTGATCGCGAGCGTGGCTTTCGTGGTTTTCGCATTCGTTGTAACGGTCGGCGCTCGCCTCGGTCTATCGACGTCGTTGTCGCCTGTTTTCGATGTGCTCAGCGAAAAAACCAATCTTGCCCCCTACAGAATCCTTCATTTTCTGGCGCTTGCTGTGATCGTGGTTCGTGTCGTTCCGCGAGACTGGAACGGCCTTCGTTCGAGGCTGGCGCGTCCGATCATCGTATGCGGTCAGAGGTCGCTGGAGGTGTTCTGCATAGGAATTTTCCTGTCGTTCGTCGGGCATTTCATTCTGGAGATGTATTCGGACCGTCTGCTTACCCAAATCGGGGTGAGTGTTGGCGGACTTCTGCTGATGACGGCCGTGGCGTTCTATCGGACATGGTCCCGAACGCTTGATGCTCGCGCCCCCAAGGCGCCGGTTACGCGCGCCGCCATCGACTGA